From a single Cyprinus carpio isolate SPL01 chromosome A3, ASM1834038v1, whole genome shotgun sequence genomic region:
- the LOC109079625 gene encoding E3 ubiquitin/ISG15 ligase TRIM25-like, translating into MAESAASRFVDQFSCPICLDGLKEPVTIPCGHSYCMSCITDCWGQKEQGSTYRCPQCRESFSQRPLLKKNTLIAEMMETLQQTSLQTAAVDCDVCTTEKSRAVKSCLQCLASFCQTHLQLHYQSPAFMKHKLVEASRNIQENICLSHGKLLEIYCQDDRQCICCLCTDDHKGHSVVSVDSEWTRKKEELKEIKETCHKLVQERERGQRELSEALKLLKSSALETMENVEKVFTELICSLEKKRSEIKEQIRAQEKTEIDRAEELHRHLDQELTELRKRQAEIEKLLITEDQVNFLKSCRSVCVLPTFENVPITQHTHLYFKDVSISIFKEVLEDVCQQQTAKISQEVSKVCVAKTQNDFLQYFCDLHLDPNTTNNALKLSEDNRKVSFTYKKQHYPDHPERFDRYVNVMCREGLSGRGYWEVECTGKQWAVAVCYKGIGRKGDSDDCRLGDNKKSWRFSFYLKNFYFTHDKKKVSVPAVCSSRVGVFLDHGAGTLSFYSVSDKITLLHRVQTTFTEPLYPAFFAGYGSSVRIIEEQSLKI; encoded by the exons ATGGCAGAATCAGCAGCGAGTCGGTTTGTGGATCAGTTCAGCTGTCCAATCTGTTTGGATGGACTGAAGGAGCCGGTGAcaattccctgtggacacagttactgtatgagctGCATTACTGACTGCTGGGGCCAGAAGGAGCAGGGGTCGACATACCGCTGTCCCCAATGCAGAGAGAGCTTCAGTCAGAGACCTCTACTGAAGAAGAACACTCTGATAGCTGAGATGATGGAGACACTGCAGCAGACGTCTCTACAAACAGCTGCTGTGGACTGTGATGTCTGCACTACAGAGAAGAGCAGAGCTGTAAAGTCCTGTCTGCAGTGCTTGGCCTCCTTCTGTCAAACTCACCTGCAGCTTCACTATCAATCTCCTGCGTTTATGAAGCACAAACTAGTCGAAGCCTCCAGAAACATTCAGGAGAACATCTGCCTCAGTCATGGGAAACTTCTGGAGATTTACTGTCAGGACGACCGTCAGTGCATTTGTTGTTTGTGTACTGATGATCATAAAGGACACAGTGTGGTGTCTGTGGATTCAGAATGGACTAGAAAAAAG GAAGAGTTAAAGGAGATAAAAGAGACGTGTCACAAACTGGTCCAGGAGCGAGAGAGAGGTCAGCGGGAACTCAGTGAAGCTCTGAAGCTTCTTAAA AGTTCAGCACTAGAGACCATGGAGAACGTTGAGAAGGTCTTCACTGAGCTCATCTGCTCTCTTGAGAAGAAACGCTCTGAGATTAAAGAGCAGATCAGAGCTCAGGAGAAGACTGAGATAGATCGAGCAGAAGAACTTCACAGACATCTGGATCAAGAGCTGACAGAACTTAGAAAAAGACAAGCTGAGATAGAAAAACTTCTGATTACTGAGGATCAGGTCAATTTTCTGAAG AGCTGtcggtctgtgtgtgttttacccaCATTTGAAAACGTTCCCATCACTCAACACACTCATctgtattttaaagatgtttcAATCTCAATTTTCAAGGAGGTTTTGGAAGACGTCTGTCAACAGCAAACAGCTAAAATATCCCAAGAAG TGTCAAAAGTCTGTGTTGCAAAgacccaaaatgattttttgcagt ATTTCTGTGATCTTCACCTGGATCCAAACACTACAAACAATGCCCTCAAACTATCTGAAGACAACAGGAAAGtatcatttacatataaaaaacagcattatcCTGATCACCCGGAGCGATTTGATAGATATGTGAATGTCATGTGTCGAGAGGGTTTGTCTGGTCGCGGTTACTGGGAGGTCGAGTGCACTGGAAAGCAATGGGCCGTAGCAGTTTGTTACAAAGGAATTGGACGTAAAGGAGACAGTGATGACTGTAGACTTGGTGACAACAAAAAGTCCTGGAGATTCAGCTTTTACCtaaaaaatttctatttcacACATGACAAAAAGAAAGTCTCAGTCCCTGCTGTCTGCTCCTCTAGAGTAGGAGTGTTTTTGGATCATGgagcaggaactctgtccttctacagcgtctctgacaaaATAACTCTCCTTCACAGAGTCCAGACCACTTTCACTGAACCCTTATACCCTGCCTTTTTTGCTGGATATGGCTCATCTGTCAGGATCATAGAAGAGcagagtttaaaaatataa